One window of Methanomassiliicoccales archaeon genomic DNA carries:
- a CDS encoding HAD family hydrolase, which yields MRYKVISFDADGTLVDHQFSHIVWFEKIPERYAEKNGLGIDDARSELFRQFGTVGDENPDWFSLDYWFHRLGLGDTSSFLEEIKGLEILYPEVEEVLEMLGAEHRLIVTSNAPKEFLDIELKSIEDRFDQIFSVPSHLRMVKKDPRSYQKVCSLLGVEAGEVVHVGDRWFDDVDSPSKAGITAVHLDREDQGNSDSVVNLKEFGKRVLELEGNGFQ from the coding sequence ATGAGGTACAAGGTGATCTCCTTCGATGCCGACGGAACACTCGTCGATCATCAGTTCAGTCACATCGTGTGGTTCGAGAAGATCCCAGAACGGTACGCTGAGAAGAACGGACTTGGGATCGATGATGCTCGAAGTGAACTGTTTAGGCAGTTCGGTACGGTGGGAGATGAGAATCCAGATTGGTTCAGCCTTGATTACTGGTTCCATCGCCTTGGTCTGGGAGATACCTCCTCCTTCCTGGAGGAAATCAAAGGTCTGGAAATACTCTATCCGGAGGTGGAAGAGGTGCTCGAGATGCTTGGGGCTGAACACCGCCTTATCGTCACCTCCAACGCTCCCAAAGAGTTCCTGGACATCGAGCTGAAATCCATCGAGGATAGGTTTGACCAGATATTCTCAGTTCCATCTCACCTCCGCATGGTCAAGAAGGATCCAAGATCGTATCAGAAGGTGTGCTCCCTTCTTGGAGTGGAGGCTGGAGAGGTCGTCCATGTCGGGGACAGGTGGTTCGATGATGTAGACTCGCCATCGAAGGCTGGAATCACAGCTGTTCATCTTGACCGGGAAGATCAAGGGAATAGTGACTCAGTCGTTAATCTAAAAGAGTTCGGCAAGAGGGTCCTTGAACTCGAAGGGAATGGATTCCAGTAA
- a CDS encoding class I SAM-dependent methyltransferase — translation MRVPLLIEDTMVETDPIFRQQRRNWDGEYKRKGVMWRGITKFEISLPNGSRVLEIGCGNGKTIASLKGDDLPIVAIDFSFKAIELCRFAVKEKKVSLMVADARFLPFHDDYFDVVISSHLLEHLSESGRNEAVAEMERVLRPGGRTIVSALSTRDMRFGRGKEIERNTFLRGGSISTHYFTPGEMRELFEHFIELDLHEEVEETLYSGEPVRRANIDGIFILDRS, via the coding sequence ATGAGGGTGCCCCTTCTTATCGAGGATACTATGGTCGAGACCGACCCGATCTTCAGGCAGCAGAGGCGCAATTGGGACGGCGAGTACAAACGCAAGGGCGTAATGTGGAGGGGAATAACCAAATTCGAGATCTCGCTGCCCAACGGTTCAAGGGTTCTGGAGATTGGATGCGGGAACGGAAAGACCATCGCATCCCTCAAGGGGGATGATCTTCCGATCGTGGCGATCGACTTCTCCTTTAAGGCGATCGAACTCTGCCGCTTCGCGGTCAAGGAGAAAAAGGTAAGCTTAATGGTGGCCGATGCCCGCTTCCTGCCTTTCCACGATGATTATTTCGATGTGGTAATCTCATCCCATTTGCTGGAGCACCTTTCAGAATCTGGAAGGAATGAAGCCGTCGCTGAGATGGAGAGGGTCCTAAGGCCCGGGGGAAGGACGATCGTTAGCGCTCTTTCCACAAGGGACATGAGGTTCGGAAGGGGCAAAGAGATCGAAAGGAACACCTTCCTCAGAGGAGGATCCATATCCACTCACTACTTCACGCCTGGAGAGATGCGTGAGCTCTTCGAGCATTTCATCGAACTAGACCTACACGAGGAGGTGGAGGAGACGCTCTATTCCGGGGAACCTGTGAGGAGAGCGAATATCGATGGGATCTTCATTCTCGACAGATCATGA
- the nifJ gene encoding pyruvate:ferredoxin (flavodoxin) oxidoreductase, protein MDKRSEALDGNTAAARVAHACNEVIAIYPITPSSSMGEIADELSAEREENIWGVVPDVVELQSEAGASATIHGALASGALATTFTASQGLLLMIPNMHKIAGELLPTVFHVAARSLACQALSIFGDHSDVMNCRTTGFCMLSSGSVQEVQDLAMIATAASLEASLPFIHFFDGFRTSHEVQKIEILEKDDIREMIDQQAALRHRNRGLSPDHPMISGTSQNPDVYFQGRETVNLYYQRVSEIVERCMKRFEQLTGRSYQPFRYFGADDAERVIVIMGSAGETTKEVVNLLKSRGEKVAVVIVHLYRPFSVEHLANILPTSVKKIAVLDRTKEPGSLGEPLYLDVVAAVDEMLEKGISSFETRPLIIGGRYGLSSKDFSPGMVKAVFDNLAQDDPKDHFTVGIRDDVSHTSLDWDESITEVCGMGYQAMFWGLGSDGTVSANKSTIKIIGEATDKYAQGYFEYDSKKAGNRTTSHVRFSDMPILSTYLCQSVDFVGCHNWSFIEKYDMLRFLKKGGTFLLNSPYGPDEVWDRLPFKVQCQIIEREANFYILDATDLARELYLGVRINTIMQTAFFRLAGIIPMDEASSLIKKNIEAAYGRKGKEILDRNYQAVDRALEGLSKVEYKTKNYCSIIQIPPTVPDDAPDFVKDITAKMISLQGNEIPVSLMPPDGKWPSATSQFEKRNIAIEIPFWRPELCIQCGRCSLVCPHATIRTKAYDPGILEKAPPTFKSVDAKGKAFQGMRYTVQVAPEDCTGCGVCREVCPGKDPEDGERKALYMHDAFELRAEERKNWSFFLDIPEVPQDLFNKGTVKGSQFLRPLFEFSGSCAGCGETPYVKLITQLFGDRMLVANATGCSSIYGGNLPTTPYCKNSDGLGPAWTNSLFEDAAEIGFGFRMTCDHLEHAAREYLATVPYLPNKMKGEILDADQSSDMLVQKQRDRVRELKSLAEKKKDDRMLSLADHLVRKSVWVFGGDGWAYDIGFGGLDHILASGKNVNMLVLDTEVYSNTGGQMSKSTSRGGTAKFAYAGKSMPKKDLGLMFQTYGYVYVAQVALGANPAQAVKAIIEAESFDGPSMVICYSPCIAHGINMTRQLEEQEKAVASGHWLLYRFDPRRAEEGLNPLQIDSKEPSIPVKEYMYSENRYRILKSMDPARAEEMALLAQQDVDRRWNLYKQMSEMDYGWSKKKRG, encoded by the coding sequence ATGGATAAGAGATCTGAGGCCCTGGATGGCAATACCGCTGCTGCCAGGGTCGCGCATGCCTGCAACGAAGTGATCGCCATATATCCTATCACTCCATCGAGTTCAATGGGCGAGATCGCCGACGAGCTATCGGCCGAGAGGGAGGAGAACATCTGGGGAGTCGTGCCCGACGTGGTCGAGCTCCAATCGGAGGCGGGTGCCTCAGCCACCATCCACGGGGCCTTGGCATCGGGAGCGCTGGCAACCACCTTCACGGCCAGCCAGGGGCTCTTGCTGATGATTCCCAACATGCACAAGATCGCCGGCGAGCTGCTGCCCACGGTCTTCCATGTGGCCGCAAGGTCGCTGGCCTGTCAAGCTTTGTCAATATTCGGTGATCATTCGGATGTGATGAACTGCCGAACCACAGGTTTCTGCATGCTATCCTCAGGAAGCGTCCAGGAGGTTCAGGACTTGGCGATGATCGCCACCGCTGCCAGTTTAGAGGCGAGTTTGCCCTTCATCCACTTCTTCGACGGGTTCAGGACCAGCCACGAAGTGCAGAAGATAGAGATCCTGGAAAAGGACGACATCAGGGAGATGATCGATCAGCAGGCCGCCCTCCGGCATCGGAACAGGGGCCTTTCTCCAGACCACCCGATGATAAGCGGGACCAGTCAGAACCCTGACGTATACTTCCAGGGACGGGAGACGGTCAACCTCTACTACCAGAGGGTTTCGGAGATAGTTGAGAGGTGCATGAAGAGGTTCGAGCAACTCACCGGTAGATCGTATCAACCTTTCCGCTACTTCGGGGCGGACGATGCGGAGCGGGTGATCGTGATCATGGGTTCTGCTGGAGAGACCACCAAGGAGGTGGTGAACCTCCTTAAATCGAGGGGTGAGAAGGTGGCCGTGGTGATCGTTCACCTGTACCGACCGTTCAGCGTCGAGCATCTGGCTAATATTCTTCCGACATCGGTCAAGAAGATCGCCGTACTGGATCGCACCAAGGAACCGGGAAGCCTGGGCGAGCCGCTTTACCTGGATGTTGTAGCGGCTGTAGATGAGATGCTGGAAAAAGGGATCAGCAGCTTCGAGACCAGACCGCTGATCATCGGGGGAAGGTATGGCCTCTCGTCCAAGGACTTCAGCCCGGGAATGGTGAAGGCGGTGTTCGACAACCTGGCCCAGGATGATCCCAAGGACCATTTCACGGTGGGAATAAGAGATGATGTGAGCCACACTAGCCTCGATTGGGACGAAAGCATCACCGAGGTCTGTGGAATGGGATATCAGGCCATGTTCTGGGGGCTTGGCTCGGATGGCACCGTGAGCGCGAACAAGAGCACCATCAAGATCATTGGAGAGGCGACGGACAAGTACGCCCAGGGTTACTTCGAATACGACTCGAAGAAGGCCGGCAACAGGACCACCAGCCATGTTCGTTTCTCCGACATGCCAATACTCAGCACTTATCTCTGCCAATCGGTAGACTTCGTGGGATGCCACAACTGGTCCTTCATCGAGAAGTACGACATGCTCAGGTTCCTGAAGAAGGGAGGCACCTTCCTTCTGAACTCCCCCTACGGGCCCGATGAGGTGTGGGACCGGCTGCCTTTCAAAGTGCAGTGCCAGATAATCGAGAGGGAAGCGAACTTCTACATACTGGACGCCACCGACCTGGCAAGGGAACTGTACCTGGGGGTGAGGATCAACACCATCATGCAGACGGCCTTCTTCAGGCTTGCAGGAATCATTCCCATGGATGAGGCTTCGAGCCTGATCAAGAAGAACATTGAGGCGGCGTACGGCCGCAAGGGAAAAGAGATCCTTGACAGGAACTACCAGGCAGTCGACCGTGCCTTGGAAGGTCTAAGTAAAGTGGAGTACAAGACCAAGAATTACTGCAGCATTATCCAGATCCCTCCCACTGTTCCTGATGACGCTCCCGATTTCGTCAAGGACATCACGGCCAAGATGATCAGCCTACAAGGCAACGAGATCCCGGTATCATTGATGCCCCCGGACGGCAAGTGGCCTTCCGCCACCTCGCAGTTCGAGAAGAGAAACATCGCCATCGAAATCCCGTTCTGGAGGCCTGAACTATGCATACAGTGCGGCCGTTGCTCGCTCGTCTGCCCTCACGCCACCATCCGGACGAAGGCCTATGATCCTGGGATACTGGAAAAGGCACCACCCACCTTCAAGTCCGTGGACGCAAAAGGAAAAGCGTTCCAGGGGATGAGGTACACGGTACAGGTCGCACCGGAGGACTGCACCGGTTGCGGGGTATGCAGGGAAGTGTGTCCTGGAAAGGATCCGGAGGACGGCGAGAGGAAGGCGCTCTACATGCATGACGCCTTCGAGTTGAGAGCGGAGGAGAGGAAGAACTGGTCCTTCTTCCTTGATATACCGGAGGTGCCTCAGGATCTGTTCAACAAGGGCACCGTCAAAGGATCGCAGTTCCTCCGACCGCTGTTCGAGTTCAGTGGCTCCTGCGCTGGATGTGGTGAGACTCCCTACGTGAAGTTGATAACTCAGCTCTTCGGCGACCGTATGCTCGTGGCCAACGCGACAGGCTGCTCGTCCATTTACGGAGGCAACTTGCCCACAACGCCGTACTGCAAGAACTCCGACGGATTGGGTCCCGCGTGGACAAACAGCCTCTTCGAGGACGCGGCGGAGATCGGATTCGGTTTCAGGATGACCTGCGACCACCTGGAGCACGCGGCCAGGGAGTATCTCGCAACGGTCCCTTACCTCCCCAACAAGATGAAAGGCGAGATACTGGACGCTGATCAATCCAGCGATATGCTGGTGCAGAAGCAGAGGGACAGAGTTAGGGAGCTCAAATCCCTGGCGGAGAAGAAAAAGGACGATAGGATGCTCTCCCTCGCAGACCACTTGGTCCGAAAGTCGGTGTGGGTGTTCGGTGGGGACGGCTGGGCCTATGATATTGGATTTGGGGGGCTTGATCATATACTCGCCTCCGGGAAGAACGTGAACATGCTCGTGCTCGACACAGAGGTGTATTCGAACACAGGTGGGCAGATGTCAAAATCCACTTCGAGAGGAGGAACGGCCAAGTTCGCCTACGCCGGCAAGTCGATGCCCAAGAAGGATCTTGGATTGATGTTCCAGACCTATGGGTACGTCTACGTTGCGCAGGTCGCGCTGGGCGCCAATCCAGCTCAGGCGGTGAAGGCGATCATCGAGGCCGAGAGCTTCGACGGACCGAGCATGGTGATCTGCTACAGTCCCTGCATAGCCCATGGAATCAACATGACCCGTCAGCTGGAGGAGCAGGAGAAGGCGGTCGCATCGGGACACTGGCTTCTGTACCGCTTCGACCCCAGGAGAGCTGAGGAAGGTCTCAACCCTCTTCAGATAGACTCCAAGGAGCCCTCAATTCCTGTGAAGGAGTACATGTACTCGGAGAACAGGTACCGCATACTGAAGTCTATGGACCCTGCCAGGGCGGAGGAGATGGCCCTGCTGGCACAGCAGGACGTCGACAGGAGATGGAATCTCTACAAGCAGATGTCCGAGATGGATTACGGCTGGTCGAAGAAGAAAAGGGGCTGA
- a CDS encoding sterol carrier protein: MEEKLKFPSEEWFDRYVEELNNSKEYAEAAKDWEGDFLYVITPDKNFDEEYVYYLDLYHGKVRDHYKVESRDAKQAEFMYIGKYENWRKMGEGKLDGMKAILTGKMKLKGNMTKAMRYTKAAAELTKASTRVPTLED, from the coding sequence ATGGAGGAGAAGTTAAAATTCCCGAGCGAGGAATGGTTCGACAGGTACGTCGAGGAGCTGAACAACAGCAAGGAGTACGCAGAGGCCGCTAAGGATTGGGAGGGGGACTTCCTCTACGTGATCACTCCGGACAAGAACTTCGACGAGGAGTACGTCTATTATCTGGACCTCTACCATGGAAAGGTGAGAGATCACTACAAGGTGGAGAGCAGAGATGCCAAACAAGCGGAGTTCATGTACATTGGAAAGTACGAGAACTGGAGGAAGATGGGAGAAGGTAAATTGGACGGCATGAAGGCCATCCTGACCGGGAAGATGAAACTCAAGGGTAACATGACCAAGGCCATGAGGTACACCAAGGCCGCCGCTGAGCTCACCAAGGCCTCAACAAGAGTCCCAACCTTAGAAGACTAG
- a CDS encoding iron-containing alcohol dehydrogenase: MWQFTSPQKIIFGEDALDSLEELEGEKALIIAGQTVKRLGLIDKVSELLAEADIDVGVIDNIEPEPSIETVKAVAEIARDFEPDWIIGLGGGSSMDAAKAIWALYERPDLDVGDISPLETLGLRKKARFMCIPTTSGSGSEATWATVITDREGKVKRELASRELVPDVVILEPWLTSTMPPHLTASSGMDALTHAIEAYASNWRNDFSDTLAIKAIQMVFEYLPLAVSNGEDMVAREMMQNAATMAGMAFSNSFVGMAHAIGHSLGAIFGIDHGKAVALFLPHVIRYNGEVVSSRYAEILDALEIDFDFEEDAPNILAQALVELMMEIGLPCEICEMDIDWKDYETELENLVERALMSSANLAGPREAEFDDYREIIVVAFGSLDKG, encoded by the coding sequence ATGTGGCAGTTCACCAGTCCACAAAAAATCATCTTCGGCGAGGATGCGTTGGACAGTCTGGAAGAGCTTGAAGGGGAGAAGGCGTTGATCATTGCCGGTCAGACGGTGAAGAGACTGGGCCTCATCGACAAAGTCTCCGAGCTTCTGGCGGAGGCGGACATAGATGTTGGGGTTATCGACAACATAGAGCCGGAGCCTTCGATCGAAACGGTGAAGGCGGTGGCTGAGATCGCCAGAGATTTCGAGCCGGACTGGATCATCGGTCTGGGGGGAGGGAGCAGCATGGACGCAGCGAAGGCCATATGGGCTCTTTACGAGCGACCGGACCTGGATGTCGGTGACATCTCACCCCTTGAGACCTTGGGACTAAGAAAAAAGGCACGGTTCATGTGCATTCCCACCACAAGCGGATCCGGTTCGGAGGCCACCTGGGCGACCGTGATCACGGACAGGGAGGGGAAGGTGAAGAGAGAGCTCGCCTCGAGGGAACTGGTTCCTGATGTGGTGATATTGGAACCCTGGCTCACCTCCACAATGCCCCCTCATCTCACCGCTAGCAGTGGAATGGATGCTCTTACTCATGCGATCGAGGCGTACGCAAGCAACTGGAGGAATGATTTCTCGGACACCTTGGCTATCAAGGCTATTCAAATGGTATTCGAATATCTCCCCTTGGCTGTGTCGAACGGCGAGGATATGGTGGCAAGGGAGATGATGCAGAACGCCGCGACCATGGCCGGGATGGCCTTCAGCAACTCATTCGTGGGAATGGCACATGCCATAGGACACTCGCTAGGAGCGATTTTCGGCATTGATCACGGAAAGGCTGTCGCGTTGTTCCTTCCACACGTCATCAGGTACAACGGAGAGGTAGTTTCCTCCAGATACGCTGAGATCCTGGATGCCCTGGAGATCGACTTCGATTTCGAGGAGGACGCGCCCAACATCCTTGCCCAAGCACTGGTGGAGCTGATGATGGAGATAGGTCTGCCATGCGAGATATGTGAGATGGACATCGATTGGAAGGATTACGAGACCGAACTTGAGAACCTGGTGGAAAGAGCCTTGATGTCCTCAGCAAACCTGGCGGGCCCGAGAGAAGCAGAGTTCGATGACTACCGAGAGATCATAGTCGTAGCATTTGGATCCTTGGACAAGGGTTGA